A portion of the Mesobacillus boroniphilus genome contains these proteins:
- a CDS encoding DUF445 domain-containing protein, translating into MEKRDKRSRHLAAISLAVMGAGFLATIPFQDSLIGKLLMGGFEAGLVGGLADWFAVTALFRHPLGIPIPHTALLPKNRDKVTRALINMLENDWLTKESIMDKFKQVHILDKIFETVEKELQSDSVKKSIQSFSLDVVKKINVERFAPTIEQEIKGFLLSADSSDILKKASSHVLAKEYDASAFNYVLKETEKWASQDEAKMVLGKLGKQAIDTTEADGLLKFAIQSFSNMITEEKVGNILQSFILKRMKNLQQEDNRYRHMILEKVRKELGSLNEREALMSEIQTWKNKMVEEMDLTGQIRGVLAKSKDRVIDFIEKDSFVDDTVTPVVKRFIHEIKEDEGKVAAIESWLHTKIAGQIERNHSKIGKLVRENLDKLDTETLIDMMENNVGKDLQWIRVNGAVCGFLIGIGLTIFKLIVI; encoded by the coding sequence ATGGAAAAAAGAGATAAGAGATCTAGACATTTGGCGGCTATTTCGCTGGCGGTTATGGGAGCGGGGTTCCTTGCAACGATACCGTTCCAGGATTCATTGATCGGCAAACTGCTGATGGGAGGGTTTGAAGCCGGGCTCGTAGGGGGTCTTGCGGACTGGTTTGCTGTAACGGCGCTATTCAGGCATCCGCTGGGCATCCCCATTCCTCACACCGCGCTTCTGCCTAAAAACCGTGATAAAGTAACGCGCGCGTTAATTAACATGCTTGAAAATGACTGGCTCACGAAAGAGAGCATCATGGATAAGTTCAAGCAGGTTCATATCCTGGATAAAATTTTCGAAACGGTCGAGAAGGAACTTCAATCCGATTCGGTCAAAAAGAGCATCCAGTCATTCAGCCTGGATGTTGTAAAAAAAATAAATGTCGAAAGGTTTGCTCCAACGATTGAACAGGAAATCAAAGGCTTCCTGCTGTCAGCTGATTCTTCCGATATCCTGAAAAAAGCATCCAGCCACGTATTGGCGAAAGAATACGATGCGTCAGCATTTAATTATGTGCTAAAAGAGACTGAAAAATGGGCGTCGCAGGATGAAGCGAAAATGGTCCTTGGAAAGCTTGGAAAACAGGCAATTGATACAACAGAAGCGGATGGTCTGTTAAAATTCGCGATTCAATCGTTCAGCAATATGATCACGGAAGAAAAAGTCGGCAACATTTTGCAGTCCTTTATTTTAAAAAGAATGAAAAACCTTCAGCAGGAAGATAATCGCTACCGTCATATGATCCTGGAGAAAGTCCGCAAAGAGCTTGGGAGCTTAAACGAGCGTGAGGCATTGATGTCGGAAATCCAGACCTGGAAAAACAAGATGGTCGAAGAGATGGATTTAACCGGACAAATCAGGGGTGTACTGGCAAAGTCAAAGGATCGTGTCATTGATTTTATCGAAAAAGACAGCTTTGTTGATGACACTGTTACTCCGGTAGTGAAAAGGTTCATACATGAGATCAAAGAAGATGAGGGGAAAGTAGCAGCAATCGAAAGCTGGCTCCACACCAAAATAGCCGGCCAGATTGAAAGAAACCATTCAAAAATCGGCAAGCTTGTCCGTGAGAATCTTGACAAGCTTGATACAGAAACACTGATTGATATGATGGAAAACAACGTCGGAAAAGACCTGCAGTGGATCAGGGTGAACGGTGCGGTTTGCGGTTTCCTGATTGGTATCGGTTTGACGATATTTAAGCTTATTGTTATCTAA
- a CDS encoding DoxX family protein: MFAKWLRENNIAAGLLTVIRVWLGYNWMTAGWGKLTGEGFDATGYLKNAVANPVKGPDGNMVYGWYVNFLESFAIPNIELFNFIVPLGEFLVGLGLILGTLTTAAMFFGLVMNFSFFLAGTVSHNPTDIFFGFIILFAGYNAGKYGLDRWVVPFIRKTVFKREAETANKAV, translated from the coding sequence ATGTTCGCTAAATGGTTGAGAGAAAACAATATTGCTGCTGGCCTGTTGACTGTGATTAGGGTTTGGCTCGGATATAACTGGATGACTGCTGGTTGGGGCAAGTTGACTGGTGAAGGCTTTGATGCAACTGGCTATTTAAAAAATGCCGTTGCTAATCCGGTAAAAGGTCCTGATGGAAACATGGTTTATGGTTGGTACGTGAACTTCCTTGAAAGCTTTGCGATTCCGAATATCGAATTGTTCAACTTCATCGTTCCGCTTGGTGAATTTTTAGTTGGCCTTGGATTGATCCTTGGTACTTTGACAACAGCTGCTATGTTCTTCGGTCTAGTGATGAACTTCAGCTTCTTCCTTGCCGGAACAGTATCTCACAACCCAACTGACATCTTCTTCGGCTTCATTATCCTTTTCGCTGGCTACAACGCTGGTAAATACGGTTTGGACCGCTGGGTGGTCCCTTTCATCCGCAAAACTGTATTCAAAAGAGAAGCTGAAACTGCGAATAAAGCAGTTTAA
- a CDS encoding cupin domain-containing protein, whose product MEKVNISEKFSLFNEYWSPKIAGEINDMHVKLAKLKGEFIWHKHDHEDEMFLIMKGKLLLKFRDKDVHLDEGEFMIVPKGVEHLPIAEEEVHVIFFEPKSTVNTGEEVNDRTVSNLATI is encoded by the coding sequence ATGGAAAAGGTAAATATCAGTGAAAAGTTTTCGCTCTTCAATGAATATTGGAGTCCGAAAATCGCCGGGGAAATAAATGATATGCATGTAAAGCTCGCCAAGTTGAAAGGTGAATTCATCTGGCATAAACATGATCATGAGGATGAGATGTTCCTCATCATGAAAGGAAAGCTGCTGCTTAAGTTCAGGGATAAGGATGTGCACCTGGATGAAGGAGAGTTCATGATTGTTCCTAAAGGTGTAGAGCATCTTCCCATTGCGGAGGAAGAGGTGCATGTCATCTTCTTCGAACCGAAATCAACCGTGAATACGGGGGAGGAAGTGAATGATAGAACTGTTTCCAATCTTGCAACGATATAA
- a CDS encoding winged helix-turn-helix domain-containing protein, with protein sequence MKILVIEDNESVCAMIEMFFLKEGIEGQFVNDGLKGYEAFNKGEWDLLIVDWMLPGMDGVTLCRKIRQEGSDVPIIMLTAKDSESDQVLGLEMGADDYVTKPFSPLALMARIKAVARRYQKQKPEENSEVGTSLIKVNKETREVTLGGKPVTNLTPKEFDLLLFFAQHPRQVFTREQLLERVWGYQFYGDERTVDVHIKRLRKKIGTPEQPLFHTIWGVGYKFDESVDGHEG encoded by the coding sequence GTGAAAATATTAGTCATTGAGGATAATGAGAGTGTCTGCGCGATGATTGAAATGTTCTTTTTAAAAGAGGGCATCGAAGGGCAGTTTGTGAATGATGGACTGAAAGGGTACGAGGCTTTTAATAAAGGCGAATGGGATTTGTTGATTGTCGACTGGATGCTTCCGGGAATGGATGGTGTCACCTTATGCAGGAAGATCAGGCAGGAGGGCAGTGATGTACCGATCATCATGCTGACGGCGAAGGACAGTGAGTCGGACCAGGTGCTCGGACTGGAGATGGGGGCGGATGATTATGTGACGAAGCCCTTCAGCCCGCTTGCTTTAATGGCAAGGATCAAGGCTGTGGCCCGACGTTATCAAAAGCAAAAGCCAGAAGAAAATAGTGAAGTTGGGACTAGCCTTATAAAAGTCAATAAGGAAACACGTGAGGTGACGCTTGGTGGCAAGCCAGTAACGAACTTGACGCCAAAGGAGTTTGACCTCCTTCTCTTTTTCGCCCAGCACCCACGCCAGGTTTTCACTCGGGAGCAGCTTCTCGAGCGGGTCTGGGGATACCAGTTTTATGGAGATGAGCGTACTGTTGATGTCCATATCAAACGTTTGAGAAAAAAGATTGGTACGCCTGAACAGCCACTGTTCCATACTATTTGGGGCGTCGGGTATAAATTCGATGAGTCGGTTGATGGGCATGAAGGTTAA
- a CDS encoding MBL fold metallo-hydrolase has protein sequence MYFKSFFDDQLAHMSYLIGCQRTGEAIIIDPARNIHPYLDIAKKEGFNISAATETHIHADYLSGARELAHHHGAKLYVSDEGDKDWKYQYVDQYEHELLTEGSTFNIGNIYFEVIHTPGHTPESISFLLTDKGGGANEPMGIFTGDFLFVGDVGRPDLLEKAAGIKDTSESGARQMFESLRKVEKLSDFLQVWPAHGAGSACGKSLGAVPMSTLGYEKKFNWAFQINEEEKFVEELLSGQPEPPKYFAEMKKLNKVGPELLRREETPEVSFSDANNAAVIDTRPADEFAEGHAEGTINIPYNKSFTNWAGWLLSYEQDIVLIADPEKLPDVKKSLQSIGLDQVTGYIDPKELGGKLEEYKTVTATEAKELMEDENYFVIDVRNQSEWDSGHIPGAHHLMLGSLTENLDKVPKDKKIIAHCQSGARSAIGTSLLLKNGYKDVVNLEGGYSAWEEEGLPVKKD, from the coding sequence ATGTATTTCAAATCTTTTTTTGATGATCAGCTAGCACATATGTCTTATTTGATAGGCTGCCAGAGAACGGGTGAAGCCATTATCATTGACCCGGCAAGGAATATCCATCCGTACCTGGATATCGCAAAAAAAGAAGGCTTCAATATTTCGGCCGCAACAGAAACTCATATTCATGCAGACTATCTCTCTGGTGCAAGGGAACTTGCTCACCATCATGGCGCAAAGCTTTATGTATCAGACGAAGGGGATAAAGACTGGAAGTATCAATATGTCGATCAGTATGAGCATGAATTGCTGACTGAGGGCTCGACTTTCAACATTGGGAATATTTATTTTGAAGTTATTCACACACCGGGCCATACACCGGAGAGTATTTCATTCCTGTTGACTGACAAGGGCGGCGGTGCTAACGAACCGATGGGCATTTTCACCGGTGACTTCCTGTTTGTAGGCGATGTCGGCCGTCCAGATCTTTTGGAAAAAGCTGCAGGCATTAAAGATACATCTGAATCAGGGGCGCGCCAGATGTTCGAATCCCTCCGCAAAGTGGAAAAACTGTCTGACTTCCTGCAGGTATGGCCAGCTCACGGCGCGGGCAGTGCCTGCGGAAAATCCCTCGGCGCTGTGCCGATGTCCACTTTAGGCTATGAGAAAAAATTCAATTGGGCTTTCCAAATCAACGAGGAGGAAAAATTCGTAGAGGAGCTACTTTCTGGTCAGCCAGAACCTCCTAAGTATTTCGCCGAGATGAAAAAGCTCAATAAAGTTGGCCCAGAATTACTTCGTAGGGAGGAAACTCCTGAAGTTTCGTTCTCGGATGCCAACAATGCAGCAGTCATCGACACCCGGCCAGCAGATGAGTTCGCGGAGGGACATGCTGAAGGAACAATCAACATTCCGTACAACAAATCTTTCACGAACTGGGCAGGCTGGCTATTAAGCTATGAGCAGGACATCGTGCTGATTGCTGATCCTGAAAAGCTTCCTGACGTAAAGAAGTCGCTACAGTCGATTGGTCTTGACCAGGTGACTGGTTACATTGACCCGAAAGAACTAGGTGGTAAGCTGGAAGAATACAAGACCGTAACGGCCACCGAGGCAAAGGAACTGATGGAAGATGAAAACTACTTTGTGATCGATGTCCGCAACCAGAGCGAGTGGGACAGCGGCCATATTCCAGGTGCCCACCATCTTATGCTCGGAAGCCTGACTGAAAACCTGGACAAGGTACCAAAAGACAAGAAAATCATCGCACATTGCCAGTCAGGCGCACGCTCCGCAATCGGTACAAGCCTGTTGCTGAAAAATGGCTACAAAGACGTAGTCAATCTCGAAGGCGGCTACTCCGCCTGGGAAGAAGAAGGACTACCTGTTAAAAAAGATTAA
- a CDS encoding DoxX family protein, producing MFADWLRGNKVAAGLLTVLRLWLGYNWMVAGWHKMTGEGFDATGYLKNAVANPVKGPDGNMVYGWYVSFLENFALPNIELFNFIVPVGEFLVGLGLILGCLTTAAMFFGLIMNFSFFLAGTVSHNPTDIFFGFIILFAGFNAGRYGLDHWVVPFIRKTLFKQKAETK from the coding sequence ATGTTTGCTGATTGGCTTAGGGGAAACAAGGTTGCTGCTGGCCTGCTGACTGTTTTACGATTATGGCTCGGTTACAACTGGATGGTTGCTGGATGGCATAAAATGACTGGGGAAGGTTTTGACGCAACTGGATATTTAAAAAATGCCGTCGCCAATCCGGTAAAAGGTCCTGATGGAAACATGGTTTATGGCTGGTATGTCTCTTTTCTGGAAAACTTTGCGCTGCCAAACATTGAGCTTTTCAACTTTATCGTACCGGTTGGTGAATTCCTCGTCGGTCTGGGACTCATCCTTGGATGCCTGACAACTGCCGCCATGTTCTTCGGTTTAATAATGAACTTCAGCTTCTTCCTTGCCGGAACGGTATCCCATAACCCAACAGATATTTTCTTCGGATTCATCATCCTCTTCGCTGGTTTTAATGCAGGCAGATATGGATTGGACCACTGGGTAGTACCATTTATTCGAAAAACACTCTTCAAACAGAAAGCAGAAACAAAATAA
- a CDS encoding Gfo/Idh/MocA family protein translates to MVRFGVVGTNWITEAFIKGASHHKDFQLAAVYSRSKERAAEFAGKFGVNTIFTDLEEMAKSDVIDAVYIASPNSMHASQAITFMENGKHVLCEKAIASNSDELAHMIKTAKENHVVLMEALKSTLMPNFKAVQDHIDKIGKVRRYFASYCQYSSRYDKYKEGKVLNAFNPEFSAGSLMDIGIYCIYPLVVLFGEPRSVQANGYVLESGVDGEGSLILKYNEMDAVIMFSKITDSTLPSEIHGEDGNIRIDKISTPEKVEIIYRDGKKENISREQLADNMFYEAEEFITLIQQGKTESMNNSLENSRITMGILDEARSQMGVRFPSDK, encoded by the coding sequence ATGGTTCGTTTCGGAGTGGTAGGTACGAATTGGATTACAGAAGCATTTATTAAAGGAGCAAGTCACCATAAGGATTTTCAGCTGGCGGCAGTTTATTCTCGTTCAAAGGAACGAGCTGCAGAGTTTGCGGGTAAATTTGGAGTTAATACCATTTTTACTGATTTGGAAGAGATGGCGAAAAGTGATGTGATTGATGCAGTCTATATCGCCAGCCCAAACTCAATGCATGCAAGCCAGGCAATTACATTCATGGAAAATGGCAAGCATGTGCTGTGTGAAAAAGCGATCGCGTCAAATAGCGACGAGTTGGCACACATGATAAAGACTGCAAAAGAAAATCATGTAGTTTTGATGGAGGCATTAAAATCAACGCTCATGCCCAACTTCAAAGCTGTCCAGGATCATATTGATAAAATCGGCAAGGTCAGAAGGTACTTCGCAAGCTATTGCCAGTATTCTTCCCGCTATGACAAATATAAAGAGGGTAAAGTGCTGAATGCCTTTAACCCGGAATTTTCGGCAGGTTCTTTAATGGACATAGGCATTTATTGCATCTATCCGCTCGTTGTTTTGTTTGGAGAACCAAGATCTGTCCAGGCGAATGGCTATGTGCTCGAGTCCGGGGTAGATGGGGAAGGCAGCCTGATATTGAAATACAATGAAATGGATGCTGTCATCATGTTCTCGAAAATCACTGATTCGACTCTTCCATCAGAAATTCACGGCGAAGATGGCAACATCAGGATTGATAAAATCAGCACGCCAGAAAAAGTGGAAATCATCTATCGTGATGGCAAAAAGGAAAATATATCAAGAGAGCAGCTTGCTGATAATATGTTTTATGAAGCAGAGGAGTTCATTACTTTGATTCAGCAGGGTAAAACAGAATCAATGAATAACTCGCTCGAAAACTCGAGAATTACCATGGGAATTTTAGATGAAGCAAGATCGCAAATGGGAGTCAGGTTCCCGAGTGACAAATAA
- a CDS encoding sensor histidine kinase — protein sequence MKVKYIYQQFISHISIIIVAFLILSLVFTQYVETLVYKNKTEELISYGENILRDLDRGSERPDQVINQYARVLFGRDIQFSVFDENIQLLNPIRWRGPAIELTEKELSQLTKGTPIVKNYDLERYNRAVTLVVLPYLDRGDFVGGILLTSPISGTREMITEINKYLFYTMLIALAVSFLLSWVLARIHVNRIKKLQEATSVVSAGDYTVKVPSSDFDEIGELANDFNSMVSKLNESKSEIENLENRRRQFMSDVSHELRTPLTTISGIIEGLRNNMIPEAEKDRGINLVSQETKRLIRLVNENLDYDKIRSNQVQLFKEDIELVEVLEIIQDQLGFQAEEQHNRIEIEAEESVMVHADYDRLVQILINITKNSIQFTEYGTIWLRGRMDGPHTVIEVEDTGMGIEPAEIEKIWHRFYKADISRTSNPFGEFGLGLSIVKQLVQMHDGKIKAESEHGKGTKFVIELPFR from the coding sequence ATGAAGGTTAAGTATATTTACCAGCAGTTCATTAGCCATATCAGCATCATCATCGTGGCTTTCCTCATCCTGAGCCTTGTTTTTACACAGTATGTGGAAACGCTGGTTTATAAAAATAAGACGGAGGAGCTTATTTCCTATGGGGAGAATATCCTTCGCGATCTTGATCGAGGCAGTGAGCGCCCTGACCAGGTGATTAATCAATATGCCCGCGTTCTTTTTGGCCGGGACATTCAATTCAGTGTGTTTGATGAAAATATTCAACTTCTCAATCCAATCAGATGGAGGGGCCCGGCAATTGAACTGACGGAAAAAGAGTTGAGCCAGCTTACAAAAGGAACGCCAATCGTAAAAAATTATGATCTAGAACGCTATAACCGGGCAGTGACCCTGGTTGTTTTGCCATATTTGGACCGAGGCGATTTTGTTGGCGGCATTCTTCTTACCTCTCCAATTAGCGGGACACGGGAAATGATCACTGAAATCAATAAGTACTTATTTTATACAATGCTAATCGCACTTGCCGTATCGTTCCTGTTGAGCTGGGTGCTGGCGCGCATCCATGTCAACCGGATCAAAAAGCTTCAGGAAGCAACATCGGTGGTTTCAGCAGGGGATTATACGGTAAAAGTTCCGTCCTCTGACTTCGATGAGATCGGTGAATTGGCGAATGATTTTAACAGCATGGTGAGCAAGCTTAACGAATCCAAGTCTGAAATCGAAAATCTGGAAAACCGCCGCCGCCAGTTTATGTCTGATGTATCACATGAATTGAGGACTCCGCTCACGACCATAAGCGGGATCATTGAAGGTTTGAGGAATAATATGATTCCAGAAGCTGAAAAAGACCGAGGCATCAATTTGGTCAGCCAGGAAACGAAGCGGCTGATCAGGCTGGTGAACGAAAACCTCGACTATGATAAAATTCGCTCAAATCAGGTACAGCTTTTCAAAGAAGATATTGAATTGGTTGAGGTGCTGGAAATCATCCAGGACCAGCTCGGATTTCAGGCGGAGGAGCAGCATAATCGGATTGAGATCGAAGCTGAGGAATCAGTAATGGTCCATGCCGATTATGACCGGCTTGTCCAGATTCTCATCAATATTACGAAAAACAGCATCCAGTTCACTGAATACGGGACAATTTGGCTGCGTGGCAGGATGGATGGGCCCCATACGGTCATTGAAGTCGAGGACACTGGCATGGGAATTGAACCAGCTGAGATTGAAAAGATCTGGCATCGTTTTTACAAAGCGGACATCTCAAGGACAAGTAATCCATTTGGGGAATTTGGGCTTGGTCTGTCCATCGTCAAACAGCTGGTACAGATGCATGACGGAAAAATAAAAGCGGAAAGCGAGCATGGAAAAGGGACAAAGTTTGTGATCGAGCTTCCGTTTCGATAA
- a CDS encoding MetQ/NlpA family ABC transporter substrate-binding protein, with the protein MKKFFFSVVLLLSIGLLAACGSDSASSGDAKADAKQVIFGATSGPYSDMVTKGIKPLLEKKGYEVKVVEFSDYIQPNLALSKGDLDANLFQHKVYMENFAKEHKLELSEVIVVPTAPMGIYSKKFNSLDEVAEGSAIAIPNDPTNAARAFLILEDAGLIKLDPNADPLTVSEKDVKDNVKNLQFKPIEAAQLPRAVESVDLSAVPGNFALAAKMDLLDALQLENMPDQYRNRVVINTKDQDAQFAKDIKEVVESPEFEEIIDEEFKGFGKPEWMK; encoded by the coding sequence ATGAAAAAATTTTTCTTTTCAGTAGTGTTGTTATTATCAATCGGGTTGCTTGCTGCATGCGGCAGCGACTCAGCATCCAGCGGTGATGCGAAAGCAGACGCAAAACAAGTGATATTCGGTGCGACATCCGGTCCATATAGCGATATGGTCACAAAGGGCATCAAGCCTCTTCTTGAGAAAAAAGGCTATGAAGTTAAGGTAGTCGAATTCAGCGACTACATCCAGCCAAACCTGGCTTTGTCAAAAGGTGATCTTGACGCTAACCTGTTCCAGCACAAGGTCTATATGGAAAACTTCGCGAAAGAACATAAGCTTGAGCTATCGGAAGTCATCGTCGTGCCAACCGCACCAATGGGGATTTACTCTAAAAAGTTCAATTCACTGGATGAAGTCGCGGAGGGTTCTGCCATTGCGATTCCAAATGACCCAACAAATGCAGCGCGTGCCTTCCTGATTCTTGAAGATGCTGGCTTGATCAAGCTTGACCCTAATGCTGATCCACTGACAGTTTCTGAAAAGGATGTAAAAGACAATGTGAAGAACCTGCAGTTCAAGCCGATTGAAGCAGCACAGCTTCCAAGAGCAGTCGAAAGCGTCGACCTTTCAGCTGTACCAGGCAACTTTGCTCTAGCAGCAAAAATGGATCTGCTTGATGCGCTTCAACTGGAAAACATGCCAGATCAATACCGCAACCGAGTTGTCATCAATACAAAAGACCAGGATGCCCAATTCGCGAAGGACATCAAAGAAGTCGTAGAATCACCTGAGTTTGAAGAAATCATCGATGAAGAGTTTAAAGGCTTCGGAAAGCCAGAATGGATGAAGTAG
- a CDS encoding STAS domain-containing protein translates to MFNLGAIETHQLLNKINENILIANEEYKIVFINDCAKKLLARIGPYVGINNPEEFIGRNLGEFHGSRQQKILVEGNFPHSARITFFNKFSAEIMVDRLTDIEGKESGFILTWKDVTEFEETLEENRKQLQILDMPVIPLSVDSAVLVPVMGKLTEDRLALLGEKILSHSAQQGNQFVIFDFTGVADELDASIAFHLQQVINALKLMGVQSIYVGIRPEMAKSIVLNGLHVEVPTFNTFVHGIRYVWKETGFELVKIEE, encoded by the coding sequence TTGTTCAATCTCGGTGCTATAGAAACTCACCAACTTTTAAATAAAATCAATGAAAATATTTTAATTGCTAATGAAGAATACAAAATTGTTTTTATAAATGATTGTGCTAAGAAATTATTAGCGCGAATTGGCCCTTATGTAGGAATCAATAATCCAGAGGAATTTATCGGCAGGAATTTGGGAGAGTTCCATGGCAGCCGTCAACAGAAAATCCTCGTCGAGGGAAATTTCCCTCATTCAGCTCGCATCACTTTTTTCAATAAATTTTCGGCTGAAATTATGGTTGACCGACTAACCGATATAGAAGGCAAGGAAAGCGGATTTATCCTTACATGGAAAGATGTAACCGAATTTGAAGAAACACTGGAGGAAAACAGGAAACAGCTTCAAATTCTTGATATGCCTGTCATCCCGCTATCGGTAGACTCAGCTGTCCTTGTTCCGGTTATGGGAAAATTGACTGAAGATCGACTTGCACTGCTAGGGGAAAAAATCCTCTCACACAGCGCCCAACAAGGAAATCAATTTGTCATTTTTGACTTTACCGGTGTTGCAGATGAACTGGATGCATCTATCGCGTTCCATCTGCAACAGGTCATCAACGCCCTGAAGCTCATGGGTGTTCAATCTATATATGTAGGGATCCGTCCCGAAATGGCCAAGTCAATCGTACTGAACGGCTTGCATGTTGAAGTGCCAACTTTCAACACATTTGTCCATGGCATCCGCTATGTGTGGAAAGAAACCGGATTTGAACTTGTAAAAATTGAAGAATAA
- a CDS encoding MFS transporter produces the protein MDQQSGATQHKPDTEKIWSRDFLFIFLANFFIFLGFQMTLPTIPLFVEQLGGNDQLIGFIVGIFTFSALLVRPFAGRMLETQGRGFVYLIGLAIFVISVGSFGFAVSIAFLFLMRVVQGVGWGFSTTASGTIATDLIPPRRRGEGMGYFGLSGNVALAMGPTLGLALAEVITFKQLFLASAFLGLTAFLLASRITYKKVEKSEREIERRKWDVYEKSALQPSLLLLFITVTFGGIASFLPLYSAQKGIEGIQWYFFIFAMSLMLSRSFAGKLYDKKGHGAVFLPGTLLIMTGMILLAWLPNSLVMLIAAGLYGFGFGAVQPALQAWAVQDAPMNRKGMANATFFSFFDLGVGVGAMAFGQIGHWLGYGSIYIASAISVSISIILYIFMARRTVKN, from the coding sequence ATGGACCAACAATCAGGGGCAACTCAACACAAACCAGACACTGAAAAAATCTGGAGCAGGGATTTTTTATTCATTTTCCTTGCCAACTTTTTTATATTCCTTGGATTCCAAATGACACTGCCGACGATTCCATTGTTTGTGGAGCAGCTGGGGGGAAATGATCAACTGATCGGTTTCATAGTAGGAATCTTCACTTTTTCTGCATTGCTCGTCCGTCCTTTTGCAGGGCGCATGCTTGAAACCCAGGGGAGAGGCTTTGTTTACTTGATCGGCCTGGCGATATTTGTGATATCCGTTGGCTCATTTGGGTTTGCAGTCAGTATCGCCTTCTTGTTTTTAATGAGGGTTGTACAGGGAGTAGGCTGGGGTTTTTCTACTACTGCTTCTGGCACAATTGCAACAGATTTAATCCCACCCCGACGGAGAGGCGAGGGAATGGGTTACTTTGGGCTCTCCGGAAACGTTGCACTTGCGATGGGACCGACTCTCGGCTTAGCACTCGCTGAAGTCATTACGTTCAAACAGCTGTTTTTAGCTAGTGCCTTTCTCGGCCTGACAGCTTTTCTATTAGCATCAAGGATCACGTATAAAAAAGTTGAAAAAAGTGAGAGGGAAATCGAGCGGCGCAAATGGGATGTATATGAAAAATCTGCTTTGCAGCCATCTTTATTGCTATTATTCATCACGGTGACCTTTGGAGGAATCGCATCTTTTCTGCCACTATATTCGGCCCAAAAAGGTATTGAAGGAATCCAGTGGTACTTTTTCATTTTTGCGATGTCCCTGATGCTGTCACGGTCCTTTGCCGGAAAGCTTTATGATAAAAAGGGCCACGGCGCGGTTTTCCTGCCAGGGACTTTATTAATCATGACCGGGATGATCCTGCTGGCATGGCTGCCGAATAGTCTTGTTATGTTGATCGCAGCAGGGTTATATGGTTTCGGGTTTGGGGCCGTCCAGCCGGCGCTGCAGGCATGGGCCGTCCAGGATGCTCCGATGAATCGCAAGGGTATGGCGAATGCAACCTTCTTCTCCTTTTTTGATTTAGGCGTTGGGGTTGGCGCAATGGCTTTTGGCCAAATCGGGCACTGGCTTGGATATGGCAGCATCTATATTGCCTCAGCCATTTCAGTTTCGATATCTATTATCTTATATATTTTTATGGCGAGAAGGACTGTCAAAAATTAG